The proteins below come from a single Saccharopolyspora sp. SCSIO 74807 genomic window:
- a CDS encoding CPBP family intramembrane glutamic endopeptidase, which translates to MSIVRTWSFPARPAEPGELTDPAQRRMIGVELVVVFTVTLGMSGLQSLLSLLDALSQQAPLADQSVAINRPQAQLGLLNLLEQLASVLRLLSWGALGIFLLWRGGIALARIGMDRSRPWRDLAGGAGLAALIGVPGLGLYLVAHALGLSLTVQPSTLDDAWWRAPVLVLSAFGNSFAEEALVVAYLLTRLRQLGWSENRSLWLSAVLRGSYHLYQGFGGFVGNLVMGLVYGRVWQRTNRLWPLVAGHALIDVVAFVGYAALRGHVGWLP; encoded by the coding sequence GTGAGCATCGTGCGCACCTGGTCGTTCCCGGCCCGGCCGGCCGAACCCGGCGAGCTCACCGACCCGGCCCAGCGCCGGATGATCGGTGTCGAGCTGGTCGTGGTGTTCACCGTGACGCTGGGCATGTCGGGTCTGCAGAGCCTGCTCTCGCTGCTGGACGCACTCTCGCAGCAGGCGCCGCTGGCCGACCAGTCGGTAGCGATCAATCGGCCGCAGGCGCAGCTGGGCCTGCTGAACCTGCTGGAGCAGCTGGCGAGCGTGCTGCGGCTGCTCTCCTGGGGCGCGCTGGGGATTTTCCTGCTGTGGCGCGGCGGGATCGCGCTGGCCCGGATCGGCATGGACCGTTCGCGCCCGTGGCGCGACCTCGCGGGCGGCGCGGGCTTGGCGGCGCTGATCGGCGTTCCGGGGCTCGGGCTTTACCTGGTCGCGCACGCGCTGGGCCTGAGCCTCACCGTGCAGCCGTCCACTTTGGACGACGCGTGGTGGCGGGCGCCGGTGCTGGTGCTCTCCGCGTTCGGCAACTCCTTCGCCGAGGAAGCGCTGGTGGTCGCCTACCTGCTGACCCGGCTGCGGCAGCTCGGCTGGTCGGAGAACCGGTCGCTGTGGCTGTCCGCGGTGCTGCGCGGCAGCTACCACCTGTACCAGGGGTTCGGCGGGTTCGTGGGCAACCTGGTGATGGGCCTGGTCTACGGCCGGGTGTGGCAGCGGACGAACCGGCTGTGGCCGCTGGTGGCCGGGCACGCGCTGATCGACGTGGTCGCGTTCGTCGGCTACGCGGCGCTGCGCGGGCACGTCGGTTGGCTGCCCTGA
- a CDS encoding DUF4328 domain-containing protein → MATPPGGPRTRRRPRPARPYAGPPAYPAVPRWGFPPLGWRWPLALPTQPRADPVQRVASWSATTISALRLTAGMAGVAAAAELWRYVLLLMSRDTALSKTALDVSDALVLAAGSLSWLLGFCSGVFAVLWLLWARVASADRIGVLPRRPDWQVVAGVLVPGANLVLPGSALAEVEHAVLIGAGTRGSGERPRPSRLVLAWWAAWAVSLVLGWIAFLWGFRSGVQALADGVVLHFWTDVAVVAVAVLTLRVVHYLSSLIVPLDPAGLARWRVLDVRGAPTPQRAERPSTAAR, encoded by the coding sequence GTGGCCACTCCACCGGGCGGACCGCGCACGCGCAGGCGCCCGCGCCCGGCTCGCCCCTACGCCGGACCGCCCGCGTACCCGGCGGTTCCGCGCTGGGGCTTCCCGCCGCTGGGATGGCGCTGGCCGCTCGCGCTGCCGACGCAGCCGCGGGCCGATCCGGTGCAGCGGGTCGCGTCGTGGTCGGCGACGACGATCTCGGCGCTGCGGCTGACCGCGGGCATGGCCGGTGTGGCCGCCGCGGCGGAGCTCTGGCGCTACGTGCTGCTGCTGATGAGCCGGGACACCGCGCTGTCGAAAACCGCGTTGGACGTCTCGGACGCCCTGGTGCTCGCAGCGGGTTCGCTGAGCTGGCTGCTCGGTTTCTGCAGCGGAGTTTTCGCCGTGCTGTGGCTGCTGTGGGCGCGCGTCGCCTCCGCGGATCGGATCGGGGTGCTTCCGCGCCGCCCGGATTGGCAGGTCGTGGCGGGGGTGCTGGTGCCCGGCGCGAACCTGGTGCTGCCGGGTTCGGCGCTGGCCGAGGTCGAACACGCCGTGCTGATCGGTGCGGGCACCCGCGGTTCCGGCGAGCGTCCCCGTCCCTCGCGGCTGGTGCTGGCTTGGTGGGCCGCGTGGGCGGTGAGCCTCGTGCTCGGCTGGATCGCGTTCCTGTGGGGTTTCCGCAGCGGAGTACAGGCGCTTGCGGACGGCGTGGTGCTGCACTTCTGGACCGATGTGGCCGTGGTGGCCGTGGCAGTGCTGACGTTGCGCGTCGTGCACTACCTGTCCAGCTTGATCGTGCCGCTGGATCCGGCGGGGCTGGCGCGCTGGCGCGTCCTCGACGTCCGGGGTGCGCCGACGCCGCAGCGCGCCGAGCGGCCGTCCACCGCCGCGCGCTGA
- a CDS encoding helix-turn-helix domain-containing protein, which yields MPEPARAPRSQVPREAPAAPKETSLTLERGLNLLQAVADAEGSAPTISDLAHAAGVSRAAVYRLLGPLQSRGLVRREGTRVRLGLGVLWLAGRVLPQLRFASLPALRGLAERVGATAHLTVADGGDAQAVAVVEPSWTSCHVSYRVGTRHPVQRGAAGRAVDLPAGGPRWVAAGGEPHAGTSGVAAPVRGVPGLRASVGVLSLEPLPADEIGPLVFDTAQAVADALR from the coding sequence GTGCCCGAGCCTGCACGCGCACCCCGCTCGCAGGTGCCGCGCGAAGCCCCGGCCGCGCCGAAGGAGACTTCGCTGACGCTGGAGCGCGGCCTGAACCTGCTGCAGGCGGTGGCCGACGCGGAAGGTTCGGCACCGACCATCAGCGATCTCGCGCACGCCGCCGGGGTCAGCAGGGCCGCGGTGTACCGGCTGCTCGGGCCGTTGCAGAGCCGCGGCCTGGTGCGCCGGGAAGGGACCCGGGTGCGGCTCGGGCTCGGCGTGCTGTGGCTGGCCGGGCGGGTGCTGCCGCAGCTGCGGTTCGCTTCGCTGCCCGCGCTGCGCGGACTGGCCGAGCGGGTCGGCGCGACCGCGCACCTGACCGTTGCCGACGGCGGGGACGCGCAGGCGGTCGCGGTGGTCGAACCGTCGTGGACGAGTTGCCACGTGTCCTACCGGGTGGGGACGCGGCACCCGGTGCAGCGCGGCGCGGCCGGGCGAGCGGTGGATCTGCCCGCGGGCGGGCCGCGGTGGGTCGCCGCGGGCGGGGAACCGCACGCCGGGACGTCCGGCGTGGCCGCACCGGTTCGCGGGGTGCCGGGATTGCGGGCGAGCGTCGGCGTCCTGTCGCTCGAACCGCTGCCCGCCGACGAGATCGGGCCGCTGGTCTTCGACACCGCGCAAGCGGTGGCCGACGCGCTGCGCTGA
- a CDS encoding DUF2470 domain-containing protein, producing the protein MRERTTRRPAKPNPAERARTIARRGGRAALMPSGETAARISPLLHHVHPDGSATVLLADEHPLVGTAWQSPRAELTAVLELADPTPVQLREPVRGLLWLTGTIRLLSGEQAREDVLAVAEQRPDSRLLDAGHGASVLKLDPASLVLADAEGTCSVPAADFSAARPDPFCLLEDGWLRHLESSHRDVVGLLARHLPEELRGGHIRPLGLDRFGLRLRVESADGDHDVRLAFSGPVADAKALGLELRRLVGCPFLAAQQAG; encoded by the coding sequence GTGCGCGAGAGGACGACACGTCGCCCGGCGAAGCCGAACCCGGCGGAGCGGGCCAGGACGATTGCCCGGCGCGGTGGGCGGGCCGCGCTGATGCCCTCCGGCGAGACCGCCGCGCGGATCTCCCCGTTGCTGCACCACGTGCACCCGGACGGCTCCGCGACGGTGCTGCTCGCCGACGAGCACCCGCTGGTCGGGACCGCGTGGCAGTCGCCGCGTGCGGAGCTGACCGCGGTGCTCGAGCTCGCCGATCCCACTCCGGTGCAACTGCGCGAACCGGTGCGCGGCCTGTTGTGGCTGACCGGCACGATCCGGCTGCTCAGCGGCGAGCAGGCCCGCGAGGACGTGCTCGCGGTGGCCGAGCAGCGCCCGGACAGCAGGCTGCTGGACGCCGGGCACGGCGCTTCGGTGCTCAAGCTGGACCCGGCCTCGCTGGTGCTCGCGGACGCCGAAGGCACCTGCTCGGTGCCCGCCGCGGACTTCAGCGCGGCCCGCCCGGACCCGTTCTGCCTGCTGGAGGACGGCTGGCTGCGGCACTTGGAGAGCTCGCACCGGGACGTGGTGGGCCTGCTGGCCCGGCACCTGCCGGAGGAGTTGCGCGGCGGGCACATCCGCCCGCTCGGGCTGGACCGCTTCGGCCTGCGGTTGCGGGTGGAGTCCGCGGACGGCGATCACGACGTCCGGCTGGCGTTCTCCGGCCCGGTCGCCGACGCCAAGGCGCTGGGCCTGGAGCTGCGCCGGTTGGTCGGCTGCCCGTTCCTGGCCGCTCAGCAGGCCGGGTAG
- a CDS encoding cytochrome ubiquinol oxidase subunit I, which translates to MDLLDIARWQFGITTVYHFLMVPLTIGLSLLVAGMQTAWVRTGKQRYLRMTRFWGKLMMINFAMGVVTGIVQEFQFGMAWSEYSRFVGDVFGAPLAMEGLVAFFVESTFLGLWIFGWDRLPKRVHLACAWAFSLATAASAYFILAANSWMQHPVGIEFADGRPRLNSIWAVLGNNTVLAAFPHTVFGCFAVAGSFLIGIAAYKIAKHHRNSDPDDEDRKLWHVSMRLGAWVGVIAFAGLALSGDVQGKLMFEQQPMKMASAEALCHTEQPASFSIFAYGDVGQPNCEDVKSFTVPYILSYLANGDFSSEVKGIQQLVPEYQAKYGTHLPDDPRMGQYAGAPIDYVPNLPATYWGFRFMIGFGAMAALGSVAVLWLTRKNRFPKGRWWAPLAVASIATPFLGNAFGWIFTELGRQPFVVAPNPNPSGVDGVWMYTAQAVSSGVSPGEMLTSLIALTSIYGVLAVVEIFLIVRYVRAGVDAAMPHEPSEDEKSDDTLSFAY; encoded by the coding sequence GTGGACCTCCTCGACATCGCCCGCTGGCAATTCGGGATCACGACCGTCTACCACTTCCTGATGGTTCCGCTGACCATCGGGCTTTCGCTGCTGGTCGCCGGAATGCAGACGGCTTGGGTGCGCACCGGGAAGCAGCGCTACCTGCGGATGACCCGGTTCTGGGGCAAGTTGATGATGATCAACTTCGCGATGGGCGTGGTCACCGGGATCGTGCAGGAGTTCCAGTTCGGCATGGCCTGGAGCGAGTACTCGCGGTTCGTCGGCGACGTGTTCGGCGCCCCGCTGGCCATGGAGGGCCTGGTCGCGTTCTTCGTCGAATCCACCTTCCTGGGGCTGTGGATCTTCGGTTGGGACCGGCTGCCGAAGCGCGTGCACCTCGCGTGCGCCTGGGCGTTCTCGCTGGCCACGGCCGCGTCGGCGTACTTCATCCTGGCGGCGAACTCGTGGATGCAGCACCCGGTCGGCATCGAGTTCGCCGACGGGCGCCCGCGGCTGAACTCGATCTGGGCGGTGCTGGGCAACAACACCGTGCTGGCCGCGTTCCCGCACACCGTCTTCGGCTGCTTCGCGGTGGCCGGTTCGTTCCTGATCGGCATCGCCGCCTACAAGATCGCCAAGCACCACCGGAACTCGGACCCGGACGACGAGGACCGCAAGCTCTGGCACGTCTCGATGCGGCTGGGCGCATGGGTCGGCGTGATCGCGTTCGCCGGGCTCGCGCTGTCCGGCGACGTGCAGGGCAAGCTGATGTTCGAGCAGCAGCCGATGAAGATGGCTTCGGCCGAGGCGCTGTGCCACACCGAGCAGCCCGCCAGCTTCTCGATCTTCGCCTACGGCGACGTGGGGCAGCCGAACTGCGAGGACGTCAAGAGCTTCACCGTGCCCTACATCCTGTCGTACCTGGCCAACGGCGACTTCAGCAGCGAGGTCAAGGGCATCCAGCAGCTGGTGCCGGAATACCAGGCCAAGTACGGCACGCACCTGCCGGACGATCCGCGGATGGGGCAGTACGCCGGGGCGCCGATCGACTACGTGCCGAACCTGCCGGCCACTTACTGGGGATTCCGGTTCATGATCGGCTTCGGGGCGATGGCCGCGCTCGGTTCGGTCGCGGTGCTGTGGCTGACCCGCAAGAACCGGTTCCCGAAGGGACGCTGGTGGGCGCCGCTGGCCGTGGCCAGCATCGCGACGCCGTTCCTGGGCAACGCGTTCGGCTGGATCTTCACCGAGCTCGGCCGCCAGCCGTTCGTGGTGGCGCCGAACCCCAATCCGTCCGGTGTGGACGGAGTGTGGATGTACACCGCGCAGGCGGTCTCCTCCGGGGTGTCGCCGGGCGAGATGCTGACCTCGCTGATCGCGCTGACCAGCATCTACGGCGTGCTGGCCGTGGTGGAGATCTTCCTGATCGTGCGCTACGTCCGGGCCGGGGTGGACGCCGCGATGCCGCACGAGCCGTCCGAGGACGAGAAGTCCGACGACACCCTGTCGTTCGCGTACTGA
- a CDS encoding arginine deiminase has translation MRSEVGGLHSVLLHRPGNELKRLTPRNSDQLLFDAIPWVDRAQAEHDAFADVLRGRGIEVVLLRDLLVQTLGDARARAAAVHSGVDELRLGQDVADTLRSYLSTVPEQVLAEALTAGMTFEELPGSEGRSLVRRMHHSHDFALTPLPNLLFTRDSSVWVGDRAAIAALAMPARRRESALTDLIYAYHPRFSHSARAYGAHSAPVEGGDVLLLAPGVVAIGVGERTTPAGAESFARSMFADDLAHTVLAVPIEQQRASMHLDTVCTMVDADAVVMYPAVQHSLTAYALRPKDGDLDVSDPEPFLDAAARAMGIDRLRVIDTGLDPVTAEREQWEDGNNTLALSPGVVVAYERNVETNSRLEAAGVEVLRISGTELGSGRGGPRCMSCPLVREAL, from the coding sequence GTGCGCAGCGAGGTCGGCGGCCTGCACAGCGTTCTGCTGCACCGCCCGGGCAACGAGCTCAAACGCCTCACGCCGCGCAACAGCGACCAGTTGCTGTTCGACGCGATCCCGTGGGTGGACCGCGCGCAGGCCGAGCACGACGCCTTCGCCGATGTGCTGCGCGGCCGCGGCATCGAGGTCGTGCTGCTGCGCGACCTGCTGGTGCAGACCCTCGGCGACGCGCGGGCGCGGGCCGCGGCGGTGCATTCCGGCGTCGACGAGCTGCGGCTGGGCCAGGACGTCGCCGACACCCTCCGCTCCTACCTGTCCACAGTGCCCGAACAGGTGCTCGCGGAGGCGCTGACCGCGGGCATGACCTTCGAGGAACTACCCGGTTCGGAAGGCCGTTCGCTGGTGCGCCGGATGCACCACTCGCACGACTTCGCGCTCACGCCGCTGCCGAACCTGCTGTTCACCCGCGACTCCTCAGTGTGGGTGGGTGACCGCGCGGCGATCGCCGCGCTGGCGATGCCCGCCCGCCGCCGCGAGTCCGCGCTCACCGACCTGATCTACGCCTACCACCCGCGCTTCTCGCACTCTGCCCGCGCGTACGGCGCGCACTCCGCCCCCGTCGAGGGCGGCGACGTGCTGCTGCTGGCGCCGGGCGTGGTCGCGATCGGCGTCGGCGAACGCACCACCCCGGCGGGCGCGGAGTCCTTCGCCCGCTCGATGTTCGCCGACGACCTCGCGCACACCGTGCTCGCCGTGCCGATCGAGCAGCAGCGCGCGTCGATGCACCTGGACACGGTGTGCACGATGGTCGATGCGGACGCCGTGGTGATGTACCCGGCGGTGCAGCATTCGCTGACCGCGTACGCGCTGCGCCCCAAGGACGGCGACCTGGACGTCTCCGACCCGGAGCCGTTCCTCGACGCGGCGGCGCGCGCGATGGGCATCGACCGCCTCCGCGTCATCGACACCGGCCTGGACCCGGTCACCGCGGAACGCGAGCAGTGGGAGGACGGCAACAACACGCTCGCGCTGTCCCCCGGCGTCGTCGTCGCCTACGAGCGCAACGTCGAGACGAACTCCCGCCTGGAAGCCGCCGGCGTCGAGGTGCTGCGCATCAGCGGCACCGAACTCGGCTCCGGCCGCGGCGGCCCGCGCTGCATGTCCTGCCCGCTCGTCCGCGAGGCGCTTTGA
- a CDS encoding SigE family RNA polymerase sigma factor, protein MTARSPAVPPAAESAVSWSRPVRARDVAEVEDDFAEFVRAALPGLMRYGHALTGNPHDAADLVQTVLEKVGARWSKISQSCQEPRAYVRKAMANAHVSRWRRTRRETLLAEFPDVPAADAPDRLENEPLWQALRDLPPRQRAVVVLRYYEGLSEAEIARSLGVSPGTVKSQASKALAALRRKLGPLFEGGEV, encoded by the coding sequence GTGACCGCTCGATCGCCTGCTGTGCCACCCGCCGCGGAGTCGGCGGTGAGCTGGTCGCGCCCGGTGCGAGCGCGGGACGTGGCCGAGGTGGAGGACGACTTCGCGGAGTTCGTCCGGGCCGCCCTGCCCGGGTTGATGCGCTACGGCCACGCGCTGACCGGCAATCCGCACGACGCGGCGGACCTGGTGCAGACGGTGCTGGAGAAGGTCGGCGCCCGCTGGTCGAAGATCAGCCAGAGCTGCCAGGAACCCCGCGCCTACGTGCGCAAGGCGATGGCCAACGCGCACGTCAGCCGCTGGCGCAGAACTCGCAGGGAAACGCTGCTCGCCGAGTTCCCGGACGTCCCGGCCGCCGATGCCCCGGACCGGCTGGAGAACGAGCCGCTGTGGCAGGCGCTGCGGGACCTGCCGCCGCGGCAGCGCGCGGTCGTGGTGCTGCGCTACTACGAGGGCTTGTCCGAAGCGGAGATCGCCCGCTCGCTGGGCGTCAGCCCGGGCACGGTGAAGAGCCAGGCCAGCAAGGCGCTGGCCGCGTTGCGCCGCAAGCTCGGCCCGCTGTTCGAGGGCGGTGAGGTGTGA
- a CDS encoding ferritin, with the protein MNVTAKKLQPRESRFHQLLQDQVRNELNASQQYLAAAVWFDNEDLPRLAAHFYRQALEERNHGMMIVQYLMDNDIKVAIPAIDEVRNDFTETRELVALALEQEREVTQEFFTLAKEARNEGDFLGEQFLQWFLKEQVEEVSQMSTLLAVVDRSNGNLFDVENFLARENVGDEGLDATAPPVAGGAV; encoded by the coding sequence ATGAACGTCACCGCAAAGAAGCTCCAGCCCCGCGAATCCCGATTCCACCAGCTGCTGCAGGACCAGGTGCGCAACGAGCTGAACGCATCGCAGCAGTACCTCGCGGCAGCGGTGTGGTTCGACAACGAGGACCTGCCCCGCTTGGCCGCGCACTTCTACCGGCAGGCGCTGGAAGAGCGCAACCACGGCATGATGATCGTGCAGTACCTGATGGACAACGACATCAAGGTGGCCATCCCGGCCATCGACGAGGTCCGCAACGACTTCACCGAAACCCGCGAACTCGTCGCGCTGGCGCTGGAACAGGAGCGCGAAGTCACCCAGGAGTTCTTCACGCTGGCCAAGGAGGCCCGCAACGAAGGCGACTTCCTCGGTGAGCAGTTCCTGCAGTGGTTCCTGAAGGAACAGGTCGAAGAGGTCTCGCAGATGTCCACGCTGCTGGCCGTGGTGGACCGTTCCAACGGCAACCTGTTCGACGTGGAGAACTTCCTCGCCCGCGAGAACGTGGGCGACGAAGGCCTCGACGCCACCGCTCCGCCCGTGGCGGGCGGCGCCGTGTGA
- a CDS encoding DUF5926 family protein encodes MSKRTATRSQAAEGAVGPRQPCPCGSGKRYKNCHGTARGAGDVIVTRPFEGLAAEGDLVALREFVPSATAKLPLRDGADVTVASVLPMAAAAVKRSDEEAFVGLQVQTRSGDLSRDLARAVEWVREAEAGESLPVVGPETPQPDATRLQDLIDPDAELDVELHEDFSWWLPEGTEPTGEIKLSLERANAAIMPTARLSTARSAYWVDTGEKAHLRWVRPEPEEKLLAACARLSARGELALDDDSRFAGSFRAHGVLVPVWDLDRDKHPREWDEPAAALGERLTEALQSLESTPLDATERRSRDGLRGRQVTLR; translated from the coding sequence GTGTCGAAGCGAACGGCCACCCGGTCCCAGGCCGCAGAGGGCGCTGTCGGCCCGAGGCAGCCTTGCCCGTGCGGGTCCGGCAAGCGCTACAAGAACTGCCACGGCACCGCCCGAGGTGCCGGCGACGTGATCGTGACCAGGCCGTTCGAGGGCCTGGCCGCGGAGGGCGACCTGGTGGCCCTGCGCGAGTTCGTCCCGTCGGCCACGGCGAAGCTGCCGTTGCGCGACGGCGCGGACGTGACGGTGGCCTCGGTGCTGCCGATGGCGGCCGCGGCGGTCAAGCGCTCCGACGAGGAGGCGTTCGTCGGGCTGCAGGTGCAGACCCGCTCCGGCGATCTCAGCCGCGACCTGGCCCGCGCGGTCGAGTGGGTGCGCGAGGCCGAGGCGGGCGAGTCGCTGCCGGTCGTCGGCCCCGAGACGCCGCAGCCGGACGCGACCCGGTTGCAGGACCTGATCGACCCGGACGCCGAGCTGGACGTCGAGCTGCACGAGGACTTCTCGTGGTGGCTGCCGGAGGGCACCGAGCCGACCGGTGAGATCAAGCTGTCCCTGGAGCGGGCGAACGCCGCGATCATGCCGACCGCCCGGCTCTCCACCGCCCGCTCGGCGTACTGGGTGGACACCGGCGAGAAGGCGCATCTGCGCTGGGTGCGCCCGGAGCCGGAGGAGAAGCTGCTGGCCGCCTGCGCGCGCCTGTCCGCGCGCGGTGAGCTGGCGCTGGACGACGACAGCCGGTTCGCCGGGTCGTTCCGCGCGCACGGCGTGCTGGTGCCGGTGTGGGACCTGGACCGCGACAAGCACCCGCGGGAGTGGGACGAACCCGCTGCTGCGCTGGGCGAACGGCTCACCGAGGCGTTGCAGTCGCTGGAGAGCACTCCGCTGGACGCGACCGAGCGGCGTTCCCGCGACGGGTTGCGCGGTCGCCAAGTCACGCTGCGCTGA
- a CDS encoding rhodanese-like domain-containing protein translates to MQVPGVPPEELPAELPGAGNALLDVREHDEWAAGHAPGAVHIPMSEIPQRLDDLPEADQLYVVCRSGGRSARVTAYLNANGWDAVNVERGMNGWHTSGRSVVSDDPGTEPYVL, encoded by the coding sequence ATGCAAGTGCCCGGTGTCCCGCCGGAGGAGCTGCCCGCCGAACTGCCCGGTGCGGGCAACGCGCTGCTGGACGTCCGGGAGCACGACGAGTGGGCCGCAGGGCACGCGCCCGGCGCGGTGCACATCCCGATGAGCGAGATCCCGCAGCGGCTCGACGACCTGCCCGAGGCCGACCAGCTCTACGTGGTGTGCCGCTCCGGTGGCCGTTCGGCGCGCGTCACGGCGTACCTGAACGCGAACGGCTGGGACGCGGTGAACGTGGAGCGCGGCATGAACGGCTGGCACACCAGCGGCCGCAGCGTCGTCTCCGACGACCCCGGCACCGAGCCGTACGTGCTGTGA
- a CDS encoding fumarylacetoacetate hydrolase family protein, translated as MTWIEDPEFAADKPFGPQTLPYGVLVTSSGPVICARVGKHALPLRGIADSLGPRLAELVSANSLDPLLAAGHQRWRELRERLTELVTADSAPAGAGLLRTDWHTLVLPFRVGDYVDFYSSRHHAENVGRILRRSSPVLPENWTHLPIGYHGRSGTVQVSGTDVPRPSGQRRTSGDLHPAFGPTRRLDFEAEVGFVCGGEPAAQVATADFPAHCFGVALVNDWSARDLQAWEAQPLGPFLSKSFATSIAGWITPLEAFEQARVPLPEREHGLHDYLLEIDPWGLDLALEVRCNDIPLSRPRFAAMHWSPAQQLAHMTVNGAQVRPGDLFASGTVSGPSREERGCLLELTWGGAEPITLDDGEQRTFLQDGDRVTLGGTAPGPDGSVVGLSEVTGTVLSAAWR; from the coding sequence GTGACCTGGATCGAGGATCCCGAGTTCGCCGCGGACAAGCCGTTCGGGCCGCAGACGCTGCCCTACGGCGTGCTGGTCACCTCCAGCGGCCCGGTGATCTGCGCGCGCGTCGGCAAGCACGCCTTGCCGCTGCGCGGGATCGCCGACTCGCTCGGACCGCGGCTGGCCGAGCTGGTCAGCGCGAACTCGCTGGATCCGCTGCTGGCCGCGGGCCACCAGCGGTGGCGGGAGCTGCGGGAACGGCTCACCGAGCTGGTCACCGCGGATTCCGCGCCCGCGGGCGCCGGGCTGCTGCGTACCGACTGGCACACGCTGGTGCTGCCGTTCCGCGTCGGCGACTACGTCGACTTCTACTCGTCGCGGCACCACGCCGAGAACGTCGGGCGCATCTTGCGGCGGAGTTCGCCGGTCCTGCCGGAGAACTGGACGCACCTGCCGATCGGCTACCACGGCCGGTCCGGCACCGTGCAGGTTTCCGGCACCGACGTGCCGCGGCCCAGCGGGCAGCGGCGCACCAGCGGCGACCTGCATCCCGCGTTCGGCCCGACGCGGCGGCTGGACTTCGAAGCCGAGGTCGGGTTCGTCTGCGGCGGGGAACCGGCCGCGCAGGTGGCCACCGCCGACTTCCCGGCGCACTGCTTCGGGGTGGCGCTGGTCAACGACTGGTCCGCGCGGGACCTGCAAGCTTGGGAGGCGCAGCCGCTCGGGCCGTTCCTGTCGAAGTCGTTCGCCACCTCCATCGCCGGGTGGATCACGCCGCTGGAGGCCTTCGAGCAGGCCCGCGTTCCGCTGCCGGAACGCGAGCACGGGCTGCACGACTACCTCCTCGAGATCGACCCGTGGGGCCTGGACCTGGCGCTGGAGGTGCGGTGCAACGACATCCCGCTGTCCCGGCCGCGGTTCGCCGCGATGCACTGGTCGCCCGCGCAGCAGCTGGCGCACATGACGGTGAACGGCGCGCAGGTGCGGCCGGGCGACCTGTTCGCCTCCGGGACCGTGTCCGGGCCGTCCCGCGAGGAACGCGGGTGCCTGCTCGAACTCACCTGGGGCGGGGCGGAACCGATCACCCTCGACGACGGTGAGCAGCGCACCTTCCTGCAGGACGGGGACCGGGTCACGCTCGGCGGGACCGCGCCGGGGCCCGATGGCTCGGTGGTCGGGCTCAGCGAGGTCACGGGCACCGTGCTGTCCGCGGCCTGGCGGTGA
- the cydB gene encoding cytochrome d ubiquinol oxidase subunit II, with amino-acid sequence MDLPTFWFALIAVLWLGYLFLEGFDFGVGMLLPILGREERERRVLINTIGPVWDGNEVWLIVAGGATFAAFPGWYASLFSAAYLPLLLLLLALIGRGVAFEYRGKVDTARWRRSWDTVIVLASWLSPMMVGLILSASVFGLPLDANGDRVGGPLGILTTSNVLGALAVWGFSFLHGAAFLSLKTAGEVRERARAFALRFGVPLLLPVVLLVLVAQFAAGSAWTWVPLVAALVAALAGLVRMYSWRDGQAFALQGLALAGVVVTLFGALWPDVLPSTLDPAWSLSVADTASSPYTLTVMTWVAAFGTPAVLVYQGWTYWVFRKRIGAHHIPPVHAP; translated from the coding sequence ATGGACCTGCCCACGTTCTGGTTCGCCCTGATCGCCGTGCTGTGGTTGGGCTACCTGTTCCTGGAGGGCTTCGACTTCGGCGTCGGGATGCTGCTGCCGATCCTGGGCCGCGAGGAGCGGGAACGCCGGGTGCTGATCAACACGATCGGCCCGGTCTGGGACGGCAACGAGGTCTGGCTGATCGTGGCGGGCGGGGCGACGTTCGCCGCGTTCCCGGGTTGGTACGCCTCGCTGTTCAGCGCCGCGTACCTGCCGTTGCTGTTGCTGCTGCTGGCGCTGATCGGGCGCGGGGTGGCGTTCGAGTACCGCGGCAAGGTGGACACGGCGCGGTGGCGGCGCAGCTGGGACACCGTGATCGTGCTGGCCTCGTGGCTCTCGCCGATGATGGTCGGGCTGATCTTGTCGGCCAGCGTGTTCGGCCTGCCGCTGGATGCCAACGGCGATCGGGTCGGTGGGCCGCTGGGCATCCTGACCACCTCGAACGTGCTCGGTGCGCTGGCGGTGTGGGGGTTCTCGTTCCTGCACGGGGCGGCGTTCCTGTCGTTGAAGACCGCCGGTGAGGTGCGGGAGCGGGCGCGGGCCTTCGCGCTGCGCTTCGGTGTGCCGCTGCTGCTGCCGGTGGTCCTGCTGGTGCTGGTCGCGCAGTTCGCGGCGGGTTCCGCGTGGACGTGGGTTCCGCTGGTCGCCGCGCTGGTGGCGGCGCTGGCCGGACTGGTGCGGATGTACTCCTGGCGGGACGGCCAGGCGTTCGCGCTGCAGGGCCTGGCGCTCGCGGGCGTGGTGGTGACGTTGTTCGGTGCGCTGTGGCCGGACGTTCTCCCGTCCACTTTGGACCCGGCGTGGTCGTTGTCCGTCGCGGACACCGCATCGAGCCCGTACACGCTCACCGTGATGACCTGGGTCGCCGCGTTCGGCACCCCGGCGGTGCTGGTCTACCAGGGCTGGACTTACTGGGTGTTCCGCAAGCGCATCGGCGCCCACCACATCCCGCCGGTGCACGCGCCGTGA